The segment ACCACGGTATCGATGACGATGAAAACATAAAAGCGAATTTGAAAATTTATGAAAACAAATCAAAAGAGCTGGTGGCAAAAGAAGTTGTAAATTCTAACAGCGTTGAAAAAGTTTGGGTTTGTGTTATCGGGGATTTTAGCTCGGGCAAATCTAGCTTTATAAATTCTATCTTAGGCGAAAGCGTGTGCCCCGTCGCACTTGGAGCTACTACTAGCTCTATTACGAGATTTGTTTATGCAGATACAGTTTCTATCGTGCTAAATGATAAAGAAATTTCGCAAGATGAGTATGAAAAAACAGTCAGACACGCAAAAGATATGGAACAAACCAAAACATATCAAATTGAATATGGTTACCCATTTAGGCTCTTGCAAAATATCGCCTTGCTAGATACTCCCGGATTTTCAAACTCACAAAACAGCAATGACGAAACAGTTACACTCAATGAAGCAAAAAAATCTGACATTGCACTTCTTGTAGTCGATATAAATCAAGGCGATATAAATAGCGCATTGCTAAATAAATGCAAAGAGATTCAAAAAGAAAATCCAAATTTAAAATGGCACATTATCCTAAACAAAGCCGATACAAAAGCACCTAGCGAAAGAGAAAAGATAAAACAAAGTATTTTGCAAAAGTATGATTTCGTAGATGATTGTTTTGTATATTCAGCTTTGGATAGTGAAAAATTTTTGGATAGCAAAAATCAAATCATATCTATCTTAAATACTCTTAGCAAACAAAAAGATGAAATTTTAAAAGAAAAATTTAAAAATGAAAAGATTGAATTTTATAGAGAATTTGAAAATGTGATTTTTGAAACAAAAAACCACCTAGAAAAGGCTACGAAGTTTGAATTTAATATAAAAATAGAAGATTTTAAATTTATTCGTTCAAAGTATGAAAATGCCATAAGACAAACTTTAAGTAATAATCTAAAAGAAGTTTTATTACAAAGTTCTGAGAAAAAAACTAGTGGTATCGGTGAAATAGCAGGAAGCGGGGGCGGAGCTTTTGCTGGTGCTATGGCTGGTGCGACTGCTGGTTCTTTTATCCCTGGTGTAGGAAATTTACTTGGCGCTATGATTGGTGGCGTACTTGGTTCTATTGCTGGAAGTTCTGGTGCAAATGAAATAGAAAAAGAATTTACAAATGAATATTATCACGACCTATATTTTGTTATAAAAAATTACGATGATTTTGTATCTACAATGCAAGAAAATACCGCTGAAACTTTGGCAAATGAGATACTTTTATTGTTTTGTGATTTATACAAAGAATTTGAAAATGAAAGCAGCGAAGAAGAGTTTTTAAGCGAATGGAAAGAGATAGCGATAAATATAGCAAATGAAGCTATCAAACGATTTACAAGTTACTGCTATCAAGAATTATTAAACGAAAACAGTCCGCAATGGCAAGTGGTTTGCAGATATGAAGAGTGGGCTAAAAATAAAGAAACATTAAAAGAATTGGTAAAAGCACGAACAGATCGCAGAGGAACTTTATGCAATTTATTATACAACGAAGGTTTTGATGATTTTTGTGGATATATAAATGATACATTAAACGATGCAA is part of the Campylobacter sp. VBCF_01 NA2 genome and harbors:
- a CDS encoding dynamin family protein, producing the protein MKVTLNDEFEKFMDIYAFLHDISNDHGIDDDENIKANLKIYENKSKELVAKEVVNSNSVEKVWVCVIGDFSSGKSSFINSILGESVCPVALGATTSSITRFVYADTVSIVLNDKEISQDEYEKTVRHAKDMEQTKTYQIEYGYPFRLLQNIALLDTPGFSNSQNSNDETVTLNEAKKSDIALLVVDINQGDINSALLNKCKEIQKENPNLKWHIILNKADTKAPSEREKIKQSILQKYDFVDDCFVYSALDSEKFLDSKNQIISILNTLSKQKDEILKEKFKNEKIEFYREFENVIFETKNHLEKATKFEFNIKIEDFKFIRSKYENAIRQTLSNNLKEVLLQSSEKKTSGIGEIAGSGGGAFAGAMAGATAGSFIPGVGNLLGAMIGGVLGSIAGSSGANEIEKEFTNEYYHDLYFVIKNYDDFVSTMQENTAETLANEILLLFCDLYKEFENESSEEEFLSEWKEIAINIANEAIKRFTSYCYQELLNENSPQWQVVCRYEEWAKNKETLKELVKARTDRRGTLCNLLYNEGFDDFCGYINDTLNDANYHGNLNNDFSKDLYRKTIDKINEFMKDYKFKAITR